One Uloborus diversus isolate 005 chromosome 7, Udiv.v.3.1, whole genome shotgun sequence genomic window, TCTCTCATTAAACATGTGGTTTCAGTccagaaatatttcagaaactaTCACAGGCAAGGAGCTTGACTAAAGAGTATCCAAAAGCTGTGAAACCACATATATCTTGTAATAGACGGTGGAATAGCTAGGTGGACTGCTTAGAGTCGTTTATGAAGAATCGCCCATATTATTTACAAATACTAGAAGAACAGGAAGGTGATATTCATGACAAAGGTATTGTTCAGATTATAAATAATCAGATGAATCACAAAGAAGTTACACTTGCTGCTGCAGATAAAACCGGTTGCTATTGCTCTGGATTCAGTTCAAAAAGAGAACTGCTCAATTGCAGAGGCTTGCAATGTTTGTATTCGTTTAACAAAAGACGCTCTTATGTGTGCTTTTGAGAAGGAAGTGATGCACAGATTTAttcaagcagttactgataacCATTTACTCGTCTATATGCTCCATCCAAAatatttgggagtaaatttatcatgtaatcaagaagaaagtgcccgaaCTTTACTCgcaaatattaaccctgattatgtaccttatactatagctttacaaaacaaattgaccccttttcccgaaacctatttttccaatcaaGTTGTAACAACTACTCCAGCTATCGCATGgtggttcaatttgaaaaaatgtgataTAGATGAAAGTTTTGAGAATCTTGCTTCTTTTTTGATGATACTGCCTgctagttctgctgggattgaaagaatcttcgcaaatttctcctttgtgcacaacaaattgagaaattgtttaggtttagaaacttcgtcaaaacttgttttttgttAAGGttgctgcagtgtgaaaacaatgtaaaatttgatttaaatagtgatagtgttgtaaataaattgtgttTGGGttaatatgtaattatttttcttatacattttctattgtatgtcaggaattgcatttatgtcattttttgagtttctgccagtttctgctataaatgtggcagaaaagggtttttgccatgccggttttaaccggtttctaccagtggtttttaccgcctcagcagaaacctgccaaccctggtttaaactgcaaaatagttttttttttagttttccaaaagttgaaaaaagtgcatttaggtggtttctaaaataaacaattcaattATACCGTATCCTAGCTTTTCAGGTTTAAATAAAACagcaaacttttgaaaatttagatttttcaaatAACTGCAGAACAAATTGAAATATGCTCTCAAAACTTGTATGTGTTGCGAACAAAGACGTTAATACTAacacattaaaagcaaaattttataatGATACTTAATAAGTTGGTTCAATGCATTTatatgtgcgtcttttttttttgtagcctaTTTACAATACAGCAAGGGTCATCAGTTTTACTTTTGAGcttcaaaatacaaataataatattgaggGCTTATTTGGTTAGCCGCAAGGATTTAACTACCGAAAACATTCAAAGAAAATTTCACTGTCGTCAATAAAACAAATATGGGTTACATACATATACAACGATTAGTAAACAATAATGACTGAAAAAATTTTGAGAACaacttgaagcattttttaaccTACTAAATGAAACacgcttttaaaatttatttataaaaatagaaaatcacaattcagttgaaaataaaCATAGGTAACATGAATTTATAACCATCCCCTTATAATTTTCAAGTAACCTAATTTTGTCTCAATATACAACTACattatattttgattcaaatatttatatcCGAGTtcataataaaagaataaaacatcTGAAGAAAGCCAATATGTTTACTTGAGATGCGGTAATGCTTAAAGGTGATGATTTTGAAACGAAAACGAAGCACAGATCACAACACAAACAttcaatttacattaaattaattacttctaaggaagaaagaaagaggaaggaagaaacgaaattttattaCGCAATAGCTTCTgttctgttgccaaaaaaaaaattgtaaagggATTGTGGAGTTGCTGGAGTGAGAAACTGCGGATACTTTTCTACGCTATCCTTGGCGACTGCTCTGTGTGATCAGCAGGTGAGATAAAGCGCCAAATACAGCAATAGTATTGCCTTTTGACGCTTTTTGACGTTCAAAGcccaaagtttttaattttgctgcTGGTGGAGATTTTAGCGTTTTTAGTTGCGTAATGTGAGCATAATGCATTACATGTGTTTACTTTCGTGTTGGCTATTTGAAGTGAATTTTATCATCCGTAAAAAGTGTTCCTGATGTTTGTTATCATCAATTCTTCGCAAAATGAAGAATACTTTTGAAACAAGTATTATGAATtccttatttaaaagatttaCGAAGTTTAATgtatagttttgaaatttgactTATGGGGGATAACAGCCGTAATTTTTATTGCCGTGTTATATTTAGCcgtagttttattttaaagtgcCGATTATGTGGTTAAAAAAATGCTTCGGAAGAATTCATGCAACTGAAGGTGTATATTCCAACATcaactaatttgcatttttaaattttagttttaattggttctttaatatttttctcacctTAAGTTAGCATTTTCTATGGTTTGGCCTCTTTTCCATTAATGCTGATGAACAGTGTGACCTAACTTTAAGCAATGAAATAAATACCCatattgtctttctttttttatgcatttgtcTAATTTATTTCAGTAGAAACGATCTTGCTTTTTGATAAGTTTTGCAATTAGAATATCAGAGGGAAATAGATGATTTGTAAGCATTTTTTACAATCAAGACCCAGAATACACTTGcagctgttaaaaaataaatttaaatctgaGTTGGCTCATATGGGATTGATTCTTCCTTCACATGTAAATTTCAAGatcatatttaagaaaaaatgatctatttagtaaaacattttcaatatattattaaatgttttgaaacttgattaaaattttagtggttaatatttttaataatgttcaTAGTTTTTCTATGTTTGTGAGAACATAATGACTGCCTATAATGTAAacgtaaaattttaatacaaattgTGTAAAATTGTTACATAAAGATTCAACTTTTTGATGAAAAGCAAGAATGCAGAAAATGTTTCGAGCTTAAAATTTCCCTGAAACCAATTTTTCCCCAAATTGTATTtgtctaaaaattttaaagcgtAATTGTATGCCAGAAACTTACTACTCTCATCTATTATTCAGCACAAATATATTTGATATGCATAATCAATGTCGTCAGTCGAATTTCTTACATAGAAGGACAATCTATAAAATTAAAAGTCTTAActgattttaagaaaatatattttataagctTTTAATGtcttaatttattcaaaactctGAGATGTCCCTGCATTTCTTCATAGTATTTAATGTACAATCCCCCTTTGATAAATTATATAAAACAATTGGTCGGAAGTTTGTGCGTTCAAGCACATTTTGCACCGCTTTTCACAAAAGACTActaattatttaacaaataaatacctttgtgcttgacaATTAattgaatcaattaaccaacacAGGcccaacgagaggccatgtcagcctagtcggaaactaggggcctaggccttggagggggagggggactcTGAATAAGAGAAAtcgtaaagataaagtaaaattgaCTCTTTGGGTATTTACTTTTGTGGCACTAAAAATAGTTGTTTTCTAGTaagaagttttgatttttttcttcttttcccccccttttcttttctttttcccttcttttcctccttttcttttccttttttggggggtgggaggGACCTGGCGACACAACTGACAAGGGGACCGCTGtagctctctgcggccctgaacCAACATTATGtcccaaaaattgcaaattactgcaagCTCTTTgcagttatttgaatttttttgacataacATTGTTTAATTGAGTGATTTAACTACTAATTATttagtgatttttctttttaacttttatgttgagcagaaattttttaattactgtCATAATTTATATTATAACATGCCAAagatgcaagattttttttctgatcttaCGATTTATATGTTGAACCTTTCACGATATTGTTGGTAATGCTGCATAAAATTGGATTATTTATCATTTGGGAAAGGAGGGACAAGAGAGttcaagtaaaattcaaattataccATATAAATTAGTGACAAATTAATTATATATCAGGGAGGTATATATTGTCACATAGCTACCAAATTATCATTCTATTTCATTGATCTataacattatttattttctatttcaggCTTTCATAAAATACTGTGATGCCTTCTCAAAACAGTAGCATCTTGGCTTCAGCATTCATTGACTGTGTAACGAACAATCCTATCGAAAAATTGGCTGAATTCAAGCAAACCAAACATAGTTATAGCTGTGAAATTAATAGagcttttgaaaatatgaatGTTGTGTCACACGAGCAAGCATGTGACATTAATGAACATTTACCTAATCGTGAAAAAACCGATTGTTATCAGGGAAGTGAAGTATCGTGTATTGATGCTAACGTGAATGTTTACACTGACTCAGGTTACCCTACGAATTTTGAGCGCCTCCCGTCAACGCAACCTTACTTAGATCAGAATCCTGATGTAAATCTGCTGTTTgaaaaactttcgaaaaaaaCTGTTCAAGAATGTAAGTTTTCTTCCTTATTTAATAATACTGTTCATATAGAAACTACACctaaattttttctgtacttatATTGCATGATCAGTGGCAAATTTACCATGTTGCTTCTGTTACAATTGTGAGGTGTCCCAATGACCATAAGAGTGATGACCAAAGGGTTGAGAAATGtccatgataaatgttttacatagcTCTATGCATAGTAGGgtgaaaatataaagtatctcAGGGTTGGATTCAGATGTAAACTGGGTCCATTTTGCAACCCCTTAACAAAAGAAAATGGCCACTTCACACATTTCCATTATCTACAAATTAGccctttcacaaaatttcatttttaaaaacttatcccATCATTTAAGTTCCATCAATTCGTTTGAAAGCATAACATAAGTAAAATAAAACCTCCAGCTTCTAAGTCATTCCCAATCCTTTAGCCCAAATTGGAGTTCAGATTCAATTTGTGCTTGCTAAACATGCTGtgtattttttccccccaaagGAAAAAGTTCACAGAAATTTCTTTTATTCCCAAAATGTTGACCTAAGATTTAAAACCTGTATCTGCACACACAACTCAAACCTATCCGTGGGTAGGAAAATCAATGATCAGTGAGTAGGCATAATATTTAGAGAGAATGCTTTATATCCTGTATGCACAAAAGCAAAAGGGgaacttttttcattaatttttctacatttcattgtttaataatgatattaaagaactgatgtgatataccccacccttggcgactttttcctgttggcgccaagaaagcgtcgccaagaaaacaatgtatgacgacatatgtcatacatcattcttagcgatgcttttttagcgccaacaggaaaaaatcagataaaaaaacatgatcaaagcacttcagaacacaatatatataaaaacaacataaaagcacaacaaaaaacatcacgaatgtatgcttcaaaaatgtacagggccggggttttttgtaaacatattaaaatacaatgaaataaattattgtattaattacaagtcgaaattaatgcattaatttttttttttcatcatttctccgggatacgagccctcggtctcatagtactttcgtaatgagacctcggctcgccggccctgcctcggtctcattacgaaagtactatgagacctctggctcgacAGGACCTcgcgttatccctccgactgttaatatacattacagtcggagtatggtcacagttatgtatattttcatggagacacccaagggtggctccttccgttcagtgtacaataatgacagttttaagtgtgaaatatgcaccattattgtgcagatttattaataaaattcggcatttttaagagtacaaccgaaagaactttcaattgttaacataaaattcagtacctaaaggaggcacgttaatagaatgtctaaataattcgtggcatcgataagaattaacttttagaacaaaataaccgtactatttctgtaaaattaatttacatacagtaaaaataaagttaaaaactacaagaacccctcaaggatttgtaaaaacaaagaattttggaagtgagaggttttttttaaattctaaaataaagaacttacctttttatatggtataaatattcacactctgtctaaaacaatacatcatatgacaatggcacgttacagatacacaccacgttggagttaacttttaattaaccttcaagtttgaagaaactggcattttctaatgtttttacttcaaaacacaactactgaatttaaaataacacaaaataagcattcctgtaaggtatattgcacgaaacaacaccacgtatctctcctgcgtgaaacccaaacaacccaagtaaacaagtttgaacagatctgtaagattgccttcaggttgctaaacacaggttagtttggccagggatgccatgcataaaaaattatcgcctcattggcgagaaaaatattttaattttgtgcaaagaaatcgaatgtcgccaaatggctgggtatatcacatctgtaccgatATTAATTCACAATTACCAGGCGATGTGCAGCAAATGCAGCATGTACCTGCACAGTCGGCAAATGTGTGCATCTATATTTGCTGGCTTTGGTTCTGTGATTGACAAAAGAGCTTCCAAAAATGCATTCCGCCAGGCCTCCAAATCAGTAAATCCACAgattatgatttaaaatttttatgatttaggTATGAGAGCCACGTTGCCATACTGAAGACaagatttttccttaaaaaaacgcAGAGGATGGTTTTTTGTCcttcagttaaaaattaatttacctttAATTGAGATTCAGAAACAAAAGTAAGTGATATCAATCAAAAGTGGAATTTTGTTGATGCATTTTGATTCAACTTGCTTAcagttatttgtttattattatagGATCCCAATTTGGCAACCAAATTGCCAGTGCATTTAGAATATTGGGATTTTCCAATTTTTGGATTGCTGCTGAACATCACATGGCAGACTTACCCCTATCACTTTAGTCTATTTTTATAGTTATGAAGTTTCATAGAAATGAATATCATTTATACTCATGAATAAGTTGAGCAAAGTTTTTCCAAATATCTAAAATTGGTGCATTTTCCCAATTGTAACTTAAAAACGTTTATTTCACTAAAATCCTGACTATATGAGAAATGTAAATCACTGAATTCTGGATAGTTTGTAAATTTTTAGTACTGTTAATTTCCTgggagttttaaaaaatgcttgactAAGATTGTTTGTGCAAAAGAACCCTTTTTCGAAAATTGATATtgcaaaaaagaaatcttttcacACCAATAAGTATGAAACTTGTTCATTTCTGGTCATTTTTGAAACATGCTCATTGCTCATACAttcaatttggttttatttttaaaacctttttttccctcaaaatgtacagaaaattttttctcgttatatttttcatatttctttttttttaatccttaacTAAAATTGTTTCTAAGTTTCTTAAGTACTACAGAAATTCTACATATTTGGGTATTATTTATTAGTGCTTTTTCTGATAAACATAAACAACACTATAtaaatgttaacaaaaaaaagtacagtctttcaattttttaagagtTGTAGCCATGGCTTTAGGCTTTTTTAAATACAAGCAAATATATTGTGTAACTTTCCACTTTCCGTTTGTATGTGAGACATtgttaatttgataatttttgtgCTGTATATATATAACTAGCTGCGTAGCCTGGCTTTGCCTGGTTcaccttgaaaatacaaattgtgtcaggtgacatatattcaacaatcaggcttaaataaataaatttaaaaaaaacatgcaaaatttcccttccaaacaatgacgacagatattaaaagatttttaagaaattaaattgagaaagatggatttaaaaagcgtaaccatggaaacacaaaataaaataagtttaaggaattaaaatgcgaaagaaaatggtcaaCAATTTGAATAGAAatgcgattttttgaatttgatgaaaaaggcttgtaacttttctcCCTTTGGAGTTAGAAGCTTAtttttccgaccataggtcgagatggatctgaagtaaaaaatgtcgctcttTCCAACGGTGTAAAAATGAAAACTGTGGGaccattccttcactttttattgagagatttattgaagaaagtagtgcctaaatttcagctaagcctaaaaaaattcaagctataGACGccaataactcccgccataataaagttagagcattggaacaaattgcttagaaggcggaaaattctaccctttttaacgatatgcaatattaatatgtgcaagcaatttttcatccccatattcgagaatttacgtggaaattggacctaaattggaataaaaaaaggactATTTATCGAGTTTTTTCGAacaggtctgcaaaccttctcaggacttaaaggaacaaactgtaaaaatttcagtgaaatcggccgggtagttctcgagttttgcgagttcaaacacacagacactttttggagacttcatttaaTGCTATGTAGAGATTACTATTTCTTCCAACTATTTAATCattgcttaaaacattttttgcgtttcattt contains:
- the LOC129225775 gene encoding uncharacterized protein LOC129225775, with the protein product MPSQNSSILASAFIDCVTNNPIEKLAEFKQTKHSYSCEINRAFENMNVVSHEQACDINEHLPNREKTDCYQGSEVSCIDANVNVYTDSGYPTNFERLPSTQPYLDQNPDVNLLFEKLSKKTVQELSQYSLKEIKILHEHLMHSVEEVSSKLVQLLLENDALQEESDARNVAIEQLLKLTVKNPENEGKPVKMSILLPPNDCGDDLC